cagtgatggagaatccaccgcgcCCGGGTGAAATTCTCCCAAGGGCTCATGCCACTCACTGCTAATGATTGATGCCTTACGTCCCGTCTGAACGTGTCCAGGTGCAACTTCCAGCCGGTTGGATCGGGCTCAGCGGTCACTATTAAATCGTTGTTCCCCCACGTCGGTATGTACAGGTGGGATCCAGTCACCTCTTCGCCGTCTCTTTGTTCAGCTCAACAGCGTCTCTCGTGCTCAGGCCggtttctaaccctttaatcatcctcatggctcttctctgacccctccccgACTGATCAACATCCGTCttgaaaggtggccaccggaaacggaggcaggatcccagcagcggtcgcaccagggcCAAAGCCAGAGGTCAAATCCCCTCTCTGCTCCGACTCGCAATTCCCCCGGTTATACctcccaggatggcattagctcTGTGATCTCCCGTTCGGCTGATTGTCCCCcatgaccctcaaatcttttcCAGCATCCCTGGGCCGAGACCTGCCGGCTGGAAACGCCCATGCGACAATGATTCAAGTTGACAGTCACATTTTGAGCTCTATcggttagccagtttttaaacccattgaacggggggtgggggtggggcagtgttCATTTCATATCCTTCGAGGGTTTTTTAATCACGGGACCAAGTCAAAGGCCTCACAGACGTCTAAGTCTCGGACATCAGTGCCGTCCCCTGGAGCAACGGGACTTGGAATCTCATCTCCAGATGATTCCAAGTTAGTGTGACAGGGAACCAGCCTGGAGCCAACCGTCGGTTCCCCACGGCTCCAACCGGCTGAGCCAACCCCACGCCAGCCCCCCAGGCTTGGGGAACCAGGACCCAGCCCCCAGCCATGGACACTGAGTCATCGGAGATGTCACCCCCGCCCCCGCTTGGTCACATTGTTAGGCTGGTGCTGCCAGTAGTGGGGGGAGGgccgggagtcaggactcctgggttctctccccggctctgggaggggagtgggggctggtgggttagagcggagcgggctgggagccaggactcctgggttctctgctcacctctgggaggggagtggggtctggtgggttagagcggagggggctgggagccaggactcctgggttctctccctggctctgggaggggagtggggtctggtgggttagagcatgggggggctgggggccaggactcctgggttctctccccagctctgtcacagacctgctgtgtgacctaagCAAACCCACTTCTGCTCTTtgtgcctctttcccccccaccacccaatGTCAAATTGGATTGTCAGTGCTTTGAAGGAGGGATTGTCTCTctttgtgtgtctgggcagcgcccggcgcgacagggccctgatctcagtcggggtctgggcagcgtccggcgcgatggggccctgatctcagtttctATCACTCACTGAAGGGATGGATGGGGTATTTAGATggctagatggatggatggatggagggagggttgggtgtgtgagtgtgtggatggatggagtatttagatggatggatgaatggatgtaATATTTAGATGGCTAGATGGCTGGCTGGTTGGATGGATGGAGTatttagatggatggatggatggatggatggatgtagtATTTAGATGGCTAGATGGCGGAATGGATggaggaatggatggatggagggatgtaGTATttagatggctggctggctggctggagtatttagatggatggagggatggctgGAGTATttagatggatggagggatggctggctggctggagggatgGAGTatttagatggatggatggagggagggagggatggatggagtatttagatggatggatggagggatggatggggtaTTTAGATGGATGGAGGCATGGATGGAGTATttagatggatggagggatggctggctggctggagggatgGAGTATttagatggatggagggatggatggagtatTTGGATggctggagggatggagggatggctggctggatggagggatggagtatttagatggatggagggatggatggagtatTTAGATGGCTGGAGGGATGGAGTatttagatggatggatggagggagggagggatggatggagtatttagatggatggagggatggatggagtatTTAGATggctggagggatggagggatggctggctggatggagggatggagtatttagatggatggagggatggatggagtatTTAGATGGCTGGAGGGATGGAGTatttagatggatggatggagggagggagggatggatggagtatTTAGATggctggagggatggatggagtatttagatggagggagggagggagggagggatggagtatTTAGATggctggagggatggagggatggctggctggatggagggatggagtatttagatggatggagggatggatggagtatTTAGATGGCTGGAGGGATGGAGTatttagatggatggatggagggagggagggagggatggagtatTTAGATggctggagggatggatggagtatttagatggagggagggagggagggagggagtattTAGATggctggagggatggagggatggctggatggatggagggagggagggatggatggagtatTTAGATGGCTGGAGGGCTGGAGGGAtggctggatggatggagggatggagtaTTTAGATGTATGtagtgtgatagacccaggccagttgggtacagcagaatagcagaaggcagatatactggccactggattaacagttttcagttccctgactgaccagagcaggggctgctccaggctaatgagaacacctgactccaattaacctgcaaagagtcaggtgaggccattaagctaatgtgaccacctgactctaattaaggccccgctgatactattaaaagggctcactccagtcaggcagaggagagcaagTGCAGCTGAaggactggttaatgaagacaccctcaagttattgataagggagccctaaggtaagggagaagcaggagagctgtggggaagtggcccagggaaatgtagcaactctggcagtgaaaggttggctgccaacagctgctaccattagggtccctgggctggaacccggagtagagggcgggcccgggttccccccaacccaccactacaggaacacctcctgggaggggaagtcaggcccctgtcaggacaggaggctaaactgttctaaaacaagccctagggacaacagagactgtgggaattctctcaccaacctccttgctggcctatgatgaaaagggctcagtagagtgtaaccctggccctagagagagaagggctacgtggagggtcacagagagccactgaggctagcgcataccgcctagaagcgcaggacccacggggacaaggtcagagctctgccacagtaTGTATGGAGGGATGGAGTATTTAGATGGCTGGAgggatggctggctggctggagggatgGAGTATTTaaatggatggagggatggctggatggatggagggatggagtaTTTAGATGTAtgtatggatggatggagggatggatggagtatatagatggatggagggatggatggagtatatagatggatggagggatggctgGATGGAGGGCTGGATGGAGGCATGGAGTATTTAGAtgtatggatggatggatggatggagtatatagatggatggatggatggagtatatagatggatggatggatggagtatatagatggatggagggatggatggagtatatagatggatggagggatggatggagtatatagatggatggagggatggctggatggagggatggagtatttagatggatggatggatggagtatTTAGATGGCTAGAggctggatggagggatggatggagtatTTAGATGGCTAGAGGCTGGATGGAGGGATAGATGGAGTATttagatggatggagggatggagaaatgggtggctggctggctggctggagtatttagatggatggatggatggatgtagtatttagatgcctagatggctggatggagggatggatggagtatttagatggatggagggatggagagatTGATGGTTTGTTTGTAGATtaggggaggaatgggggggatgGATTCCTAGATTCCacgaccagaagggaccattgtgctcaCCTAGTCTGCCACCTGTatagcccaggccagagcccaTCCCCACCGTAATTCCCAGGGCAgagctttgagaaaaacatcccatcttgatttccAAATGGCCAGTGATGGCGAAGCAACTGGGGAAAGTTACCCTCACTGTTCACAATTCATGATTTATTTCCATTCTCCGTTTGTccagcttccacttccagccatagGACGGGGttccaccttcctctgctggACTGACTGGCCCATTTGTAAATATTTGCTTCCCCACATTGGTACTTCTTGGgagcaagtcaccccttcaccttctctgctGCACTAAATCGACCGAACTGCTGGCGTTTCTCACTCGAAGGCAGGTTTACTAATCACGTCAGCatttctgtggctcttctctgagccctctccaatttatcaagctcCTTCTGGAactgtgggcatcagaactggatgcaggatccccagcagcggtcgcaccagggcCAAATCGAGAGGTCAAATCACTTCTCGGCACCTACTCCAAATTCTCCTGTTTACATTGCCACCGGCTTCTTCCGGGATCGGGGGGTGCTCAACTCTCCGCTCcaacccaggccctgcccccaccccatcccttccctcaagcccccacccctgccccacgtcttctcacccagttccacccccttcccccagcgtgcCACAATGTAGGACTGATGAAGGAAATTGTTTTTAGTTGTTTACTTTATTAGTGTAGCTTCATGGGTggagttttatgaatgaaacaatattcattcatggAGCCGGTTGCCCCAGTGGCTGGCTAAATGACAGTTGAGAtgcctgttaagagccatagctgttcagtcagctgcctttgtaagtttcactatcaatccaattcctgcttaaatcacggagacttgcactgtttcagtattgtaatttctgttcaccatttattacacttgcctacagtgtaacttctgttcactgtttgccatccattatacttgtctatattataacttctgttcactgtttgccatattgtaattcaaaccccattttaaaatgctcactccattttgtaagggcttgctgcaaccttcatttttgcaaaccctgctgtaatcttattagtttagtttagatgtgtgaatgaggtatgtatggatgatggaatcaacctccagccccagcctgtcctgattaaatagagttcaaacatcaacggctgaagatgcagacaagagccctaacaaagtaagaagaatccaccctaaaaagaaaaggtacaatagaaggaagatcaaagcccggtccgaggctgaaagtcatgtctgcaattgacgggtgatcaatcaccaaacccagaggcagcatgacacagcaagacctatagactctggattcaaactaaagcctacaaaaaggatgggtgagatggaaaactttgggagaagggtaacattctgctgccaacatggaagggcattggtgcattcccaacagagacccagctcgtccttgtgcccggctttcctggccagttagccgccacaagctacgaacccaagctgcaaactcaagctgcaaactcaagcaggactggtaactatgcagcagctgcagaacatctgatggatgtgtgtgtgtgtgtgtgtgaatgtgtgtgtgtgtgtataggtattaggtataacgtgtgtgtataagaaataagtagtaataggaataagtagccaaacaacgttgtttactgttaataagtagccaaacaacgttgtttactgttatcttttatagtattattatatttacaataaatgtggcatctttgccttatccctcttaataagatcctgctggtttttattctattggtataacaccacccccactcctcccactgcctcctagagcctcctgcatgccgcaaaaCAGTTGATTGCAGCAGGCagtaggcgctgggagggagggaaggggaggcgctgatctggTGCAGGGCATCAGGCGGGCGGGaggtcctgggggggaggggggaactggctgccagtgggagcttgtgcgttcagctgattatcccccccacaccctcccaatTCTCTTTCTGagttgctgcttcccaggagagagacgGCCGACATTGTTCCATTTACACGTCGCCATATTCAAACACCTCTTCTTTGcatgcgcccagtttaccaagtgatctaggtAGCTCTGTATCACTGACCCGTCCTCCTTCTCATTACattgtgtcatcttcaaacttcaTCCAGGAGGATTTTGCTTTCCTCCAGCTCACTGACCAAGCCGTTAACTCGCCTCGGGACAAGCCACAGTCCCTGCAGGGTCCCCTGGAAAGCCACTCGCCCGATGAGGAGTCTCCGTTGACAGATACATTGTCAGCTCTACCAGTTAGCCAGTTACAAGCCATTTCATGGAGGCCGAGCAAGTTAATTTTATAtccttctagttttttaatctaaACGTCATGCGGTACCAGGTCAAACGCCTTACAGAGCTCTACATCGATGCGATCACACGATTACCTTTagtaaccaaacttgtaatctcatcacaaAAGAGACTGCGTTAGTCTGACAAGCTCTATTTTTCAGAagcccatgttgactggcattagtTACATCACCCTCCTTTAAtgctttattaatcgagtccggTATCGGTTGCTCAACTATCCTGCCCTGGATCGATGTCCAACGTACAGACCTACAATTACCCGGGTCACCCCATTTGCCTTTTTTACAGATTGGCACAACACTGAATTTCTTCCAGTCCCCTGGAATTTCCCGAACATGCCAAGACTTATTCAAAATCAGCATGAACGGCCCAGGGAACTCCTCATctggctcttttaaaactctgggatggacgttatctggacctgctgatttagaAATGTCTATATTTAATGGATGGCTGGATGGGACGATtagtagatggatggatggatggatggacagatgggtagTGTGAagagtggatggatgggtggatggatggatggatggacagatgggtagTGTGAagagtggatggatgggtggatggatggatggacagatgggtagTGTGAAGAGTGGATGGGTGAATAGATAGATTGATGGACGGACAGGGTGATccatggatgggtggatggatggatagatggacagATGGGTAGTGTGaagagtggatggatggatggacagatgggtagTGTGaagagtggatggatggatggacagatgggtagTGTGaagagtggatggatggatggacggatggacagATGCGTAGTGTGAAGAGTGGATGGGTGAATAGATAGATTGATGGACGGACAGGGTGATccatggatgggtggatggatggatagatggacagATGGGTAGTGTGaagagtggatggatggatggatggatggacagatgcgCAGTGTGAAGAGTGGATGGGTGAAtagatggatggacggatgggtagtGTGAAGAGTGGATGGGTGAAtagatggatggacggatgggtagtGTGAAGAGTGGATGGGTGAATAGATTGATGGACGGACAGGGTGAtccatggatggatggatggatggggtgattagtggacagatggatggagggatggagggatttGTGTATAGAttagtggatggatggatgaacagaTGGGTGGCTGGCTAGACAAATGGATGGATCTCCTTTCATCCATCACCCAAACTCTCAGCCGTATCCCCATCTCTTTCCCCACTCAGGCCCATGGACAGCACCAACGGCAGCGTCCACCCTGACTTCCTCCTGCTGGGGTTTTACAGCCACCCCGGCCAGGAGCACCTGCTCTTCTCCCTCTTCTTCTGCATGTACCTCCTCAACCTGCTGGGCAACCTACTGATCCTGCTGCTGACCCGCTCCGACCCCCGCCTGCGCGGctcccccatgtatttcttcctcagcCACCTCTCGCTGGTGGACGTCTGCTTCACCTCCACCACCCTGCCCAAGATGCTAGCCAACCTGCGTGCCCGGCGCCAGGGCATCCCGTACACCGGGTGCCTGGTGCAGATGTACTTCTTTGTGGCCTTCGCCATCACCGAGAACTTCCTGCTGGGTGTCATGGCTTTGGACCGCTACCTGGCCATCTGCCGGCCCTTGCGCTACGCCGTCCTCATGAGCCCTCTGCGGCGCCAGGCGCTGGTGGGCtcttcctggctgctggcccaTATCCACTCCCTGCTGCACACCCTGCTGATGTCCCGGCTCTCCTTCTGCGGCCGCACCCGCCTCCCGCATTTCTTCTGCGACTTCCAGCCCTTGTTGGCCTTGgcctgctcccagaagcggctcaACGAGCTACTCAGTTTCTTGGAGGGGGGCGTCCTCATCGTCGGGCCCTTCCTCCTCATCGTCCTCTCCTACGCCCGCATCCTCTGGGCCGTGCTCCGGGTGCCCGAGAGGCGCGGCAAGGCCTTCCAGACCTGCGGTGCCCACCTGGCCGTGGTGGGGCTCTTCTATGGCACGGCCATCAGTGTCTACTTCCGGCCCCTCTCCAGCTACTCCGGGGACAGGGACAAGCTGGCCACGGTCATGTACACCGTGGTCACCCCCACGCTCAACCCCTTCATCTACAGTCTGCGCAACCAGGACATAAAGGCCGCCCTGCGCCAGGGCCTAGACAGGCTAAGGGGGGCGTggtggggctggggtcaggagaGGTAGGGCCGAAGGGCAAGGGGGGAGGGCTAGGGCTGGGAtaggggaggaggtgggtctcTGCAGGGTTGAGGGGCATGTCCCTGTGGGGAATGAGGGGGCGTGTCCCTAAGGGGCATATCCCTTGAGGgagtgtgtccctgtgggtaGAGGGCGTGTCTCTTGAGAGGCCATGTCCCCAATTCAATTCCGGGAGCTCGCCGCGTCGCGGTTCGCCGTGAGCGTGTCGATCCGTTTTCGTTTCAACTTTGGCATGACGTCAAATCTCTCTGCCTCTTTCTTGCCACTCCCCAAAGTCGGGGCCGGCGCCGTTACAGCCTGCGGCCAAAACGCCTGATCATAAACTGTCGCGCAGTTTGGTTTCTCTGAGGTCCACTGATCTCCGGTCTGTGGACCAAGTCTTTGGTCGTCCCCTCGGTTGTCATTACAAGAGCTGTCCTACCGACAGAAATCTCCGGTCTCTGCTGGATTATAGTACATTAAATTTAATATATATTATGGATACATGGATGTTACACTCAGACATGTCCAGTGGCCTTCAACGACCACTGAGGTGGTGCTACATCCTACCCAACTTACTCAGGTGTTACTCAATCCTTCCTCAGAGGTCGTTGAGAATTCACTCCAGGTTTACTCTGTGCTTACTCAGTGGTCGTTGAGAATTCACTTCAGGTTTACTCTGTGCTTACTCAGTGGTCACTGAGAATTCACTCCAGGTTCACTCTGTGCTTACTCAGAGGTCTTTGAGAATTCACTCCAGGGTTTACTCTGTGCTTACTCAGAGTTTCACCGGCCTTCACTCAACTTGTTCTGACTTTACTCGTCCCTTACTCAGAGTTTGCTCTGTCCTTACTCAGCTGTTACTCTGTTTTTCCTCAACCCTTTCTGAGAGTTTATTCTGGCCCtagtcagggcttgt
The DNA window shown above is from Emys orbicularis isolate rEmyOrb1 chromosome 21 unlocalized genomic scaffold, rEmyOrb1.hap1 SUPER_21_unloc_1, whole genome shotgun sequence and carries:
- the LOC135894938 gene encoding olfactory receptor 1f45-like, producing the protein MDSTNGSVHPDFLLLGFYSHPGQEHLLFSLFFCMYLLNLLGNLLILLLTRSDPRLRGSPMYFFLSHLSLVDVCFTSTTLPKMLANLRARRQGIPYTGCLVQMYFFVAFAITENFLLGVMALDRYLAICRPLRYAVLMSPLRRQALVGSSWLLAHIHSLLHTLLMSRLSFCGRTRLPHFFCDFQPLLALACSQKRLNELLSFLEGGVLIVGPFLLIVLSYARILWAVLRVPERRGKAFQTCGAHLAVVGLFYGTAISVYFRPLSSYSGDRDKLATVMYTVVTPTLNPFIYSLRNQDIKAALRQGLDRLRGAWWGWGQER